In Musa acuminata AAA Group cultivar baxijiao chromosome BXJ2-8, Cavendish_Baxijiao_AAA, whole genome shotgun sequence, one genomic interval encodes:
- the LOC103993382 gene encoding nuclear transcription factor Y subunit B-1 — translation MADNMGGSVESDGHHNCAGSASGDGGIKEQDRLLPIANVGRIMKQILPPNAKISKEAKETMQECVSEFISFVTGEASDKCHKEKRKTVNGDDICWALNTLGFDDYVEPMRRYLLKYREMEGDRAATGGHSNKATGSDAGDQDAVGEQRRNQPSPGAHLMFNAMETSHNPSASRGF, via the coding sequence ATGGCGGATAACATGGGTGGCAGCGTGGAGTCAGATGGGCATCATAACTGCGCAGGCTCGGCTTCGGGGGACGGCGGAATCAAGGAGCAGGACCGGCTGCTGCCCATCGCCAACGTGGGGAGGATCATGAAGCAAATCCTGCCCCCAAATGCTAAGATCTCCAAGGAAGCCAAGGAGACGATGCAGGAGTGCGTGTCGGAGTTCATCAGCTTCGTCACCGGCGAGGCCTCCGACAAGTGCCACAAGGAGAAGCGCAAGACCGTCAACGGCGACGACATCTGCTGGGCCCTCAACACGCTGGGTTTCGACGACTATGTCGAGCCCATGAGGAGGTACCTACTCAAGTACCGGGAGATGGAAGGCGATAGGGCGGCCACCGGCGGTCACAGCAACAAAGCGACCGGCTCTGATGCCGGAGATCAGGACGCGGTGGGCGAGCAGCGCAGGAATCAACCCTCCCCCGGTGCTCACTTGATGTTCAACGCCATGGAAACAAGTCATAACCCTTCTGCATCAAGGGGTTTCTAG